From a single Acidobacteriota bacterium genomic region:
- a CDS encoding CHAT domain-containing protein has product MTELVPGGHVLRDLKGGETHSYTLKLKVDQFVDLQVMQKGADVVLRICGPDGAKLQEIDSPNGSDGPESLFWVSSIAGEYRVEVRSLEKNAPSGQYEIELRTVRQATEADRELGSTIQLDLEAAEFLKANQLDRALPLVEKAQAIREKFLPIEHVQVLTGLDRLSRLYQAAGENARWISTEERRVAAYRKALGPEHPNVAVMFNDLAVAYQSLENLAQAESLFQQALAIYEKTLGPEHREVSVTMNNLGLLYQAKGEYTKAETFFLKSLVMREKLFPPGHPIIDQARNNLGWLYREKGEYGKAEAILQQALIGLEKSIGPQHRNVAYVLLNLASVYQDLGNLGKSELLLQRALNIREKALGPDHPEVAVTLNNLGYLYREKGDYDKAIQLLERALTIYEKKLGTEHREIANSLNNIGLAYFGKKEFTRAEQYFQRAQAMYEKVLGPDHQLVARPLANLANVYQETGQLTQAEALLQRALKITNHSVGQESVLSAKILANAGKVSQQNADYLAAEQYFQQALMIWEKTCDDAYPLLGNTLTQLSRLYQVTGNFPKAIEAQVRANETRERDLARNLVTGSERQKLTYLELSSKEKDISLSLHLQHQFDNALAARMAFQVLLVRKGRALDAMTDVMERLRRQAGPEDQKLIDNLAAEKTALSQLTLRGPGKEGAATYRTTLQSLEAKVEQLEAALSARSAEYRVQTQVVTLEAVTKAIPADSVLVEYVEYRPFDAKTAGFGKPRYAAYVLDHTGKLAWADLGEAEKIEGLVQQFRSVLRTKSANLERQVKPAARAIDDLVMAPIRRLAGNKRHLLISPDGALNLVPFGALVDQKGRFLVKTYTTTYLTSGRDLLRMQGGIPNQHPPLVVASPDFGSQTDTSALESGRTLVLNDVRVFFLPLPGTQKEAQSLQHIFPTATVVTGSAATETALKQAKSPKLLHIATHGFFLPGEPGKPDVPLTTELDRSLRNLTPLMVSADESVTNPLLRSGLGLAGANLRKSGDEDGILTALEATGLDLWGTKLVVLSACDTGVGDVKNGEGVYGLRRALVLAGSESQVMSLWPVSDRGTLELMIGYYRNLLAGQGRTEALRTVQLQMLRNPRYRHPFYWASFIQSGAWGKLE; this is encoded by the coding sequence ATGACCGAACTGGTACCAGGGGGGCATGTCTTGCGTGACTTAAAGGGTGGGGAAACACATAGTTACACGCTGAAGCTAAAAGTGGATCAATTTGTGGACCTGCAGGTGATGCAAAAAGGCGCGGATGTGGTGCTGCGCATTTGTGGCCCGGATGGGGCAAAACTTCAGGAAATTGACAGCCCAAATGGTTCGGACGGCCCGGAATCGTTGTTTTGGGTTTCGTCTATCGCAGGCGAGTATCGGGTGGAAGTGAGGTCCCTCGAAAAAAATGCACCTTCCGGCCAGTATGAAATTGAACTCCGAACCGTGCGTCAGGCAACTGAGGCAGATCGTGAGCTTGGCAGCACCATTCAACTTGATCTGGAGGCGGCTGAATTCCTGAAAGCAAACCAGCTTGATCGGGCGCTTCCACTCGTCGAAAAAGCCCAGGCGATTCGTGAAAAATTTCTGCCAATTGAACATGTACAGGTACTTACCGGGCTCGACCGGTTGTCGCGTCTCTACCAGGCAGCAGGTGAAAATGCCCGCTGGATTTCAACCGAAGAACGGCGGGTTGCTGCCTACCGCAAAGCTTTAGGACCAGAGCATCCAAATGTTGCGGTGATGTTCAACGATCTGGCAGTGGCCTATCAGAGTCTTGAAAATTTGGCCCAGGCTGAATCCCTCTTTCAACAGGCGCTGGCGATTTATGAAAAAACCCTTGGCCCGGAACATCGGGAAGTCTCGGTGACGATGAACAATTTAGGGCTTTTGTACCAGGCCAAAGGCGAATATACGAAGGCCGAAACTTTCTTTTTAAAATCACTGGTGATGCGAGAAAAGCTTTTTCCTCCAGGTCACCCAATAATTGATCAGGCCCGCAACAACCTGGGCTGGCTGTATCGGGAAAAGGGGGAGTACGGTAAAGCCGAAGCCATTTTGCAGCAAGCGTTAATCGGTTTAGAAAAATCCATTGGCCCCCAACACCGCAATGTGGCTTATGTGTTGCTCAATTTGGCGAGCGTGTATCAAGACCTGGGCAACCTGGGAAAATCTGAGCTTTTGCTACAGCGGGCTCTCAATATTCGGGAAAAAGCATTGGGTCCAGATCATCCTGAAGTGGCCGTGACACTCAACAACCTGGGGTATTTGTATCGGGAAAAAGGCGATTATGACAAAGCGATCCAGCTTCTGGAGCGGGCACTGACAATTTATGAAAAGAAGCTCGGCACTGAGCATCGCGAAATAGCGAACTCATTGAATAATATTGGCTTAGCCTATTTTGGTAAAAAAGAATTCACTCGGGCTGAACAATATTTTCAACGCGCTCAGGCCATGTATGAAAAGGTCCTGGGACCTGACCATCAACTGGTGGCTCGACCACTTGCCAATCTGGCAAACGTGTATCAGGAAACAGGCCAACTGACTCAGGCTGAGGCCCTTTTACAACGTGCATTAAAAATTACCAACCACTCAGTCGGCCAGGAATCAGTCCTTTCGGCCAAAATACTGGCGAATGCGGGCAAGGTGAGTCAGCAAAATGCCGACTATTTGGCTGCCGAGCAGTATTTTCAACAAGCGCTGATGATTTGGGAAAAAACCTGTGATGATGCCTATCCGCTTCTGGGGAACACTTTGACCCAATTGTCTCGGCTCTATCAAGTAACCGGTAATTTTCCCAAAGCGATTGAAGCTCAGGTTCGAGCAAATGAAACCAGAGAGCGTGATCTGGCCCGCAATCTGGTCACTGGTTCTGAGCGCCAGAAACTCACCTATCTTGAACTTAGCTCCAAAGAGAAAGACATATCACTCTCACTTCATCTTCAGCACCAGTTTGACAACGCACTGGCCGCCCGAATGGCGTTCCAGGTTCTTCTCGTTCGTAAGGGGCGGGCGCTAGATGCGATGACGGATGTCATGGAGCGTCTTCGCCGACAGGCTGGGCCCGAAGACCAGAAACTTATTGACAATCTGGCGGCTGAAAAAACCGCACTCTCGCAACTGACGTTGCGAGGGCCTGGGAAAGAAGGCGCGGCAACATATCGCACGACACTTCAATCCCTCGAAGCCAAAGTCGAGCAACTCGAAGCCGCGCTCAGTGCCAGAAGTGCTGAATATCGGGTTCAAACTCAAGTTGTGACGCTTGAAGCCGTCACAAAGGCCATCCCGGCTGATTCGGTGCTGGTGGAATATGTCGAGTATCGTCCCTTTGATGCCAAAACAGCCGGCTTCGGCAAGCCTCGCTATGCGGCGTATGTGCTGGACCATACCGGGAAACTGGCCTGGGCTGATTTGGGCGAGGCCGAGAAAATCGAAGGACTGGTTCAACAGTTCCGGTCGGTGCTTCGGACAAAATCCGCCAACCTGGAACGGCAAGTGAAGCCCGCCGCCCGGGCAATAGACGATCTGGTGATGGCACCTATCCGCCGATTGGCGGGAAACAAACGCCATTTGTTGATTTCACCGGATGGCGCCTTAAACCTGGTTCCCTTCGGCGCGTTGGTGGACCAGAAAGGGCGCTTTCTGGTTAAAACCTATACCACAACCTATCTGACCAGTGGCCGTGATCTACTTCGGATGCAGGGTGGGATTCCAAATCAGCATCCGCCGCTGGTGGTGGCTTCGCCTGATTTTGGCTCGCAGACTGATACCTCAGCCCTCGAATCAGGGAGAACTCTCGTTCTGAACGACGTTCGAGTATTCTTTTTGCCACTTCCCGGAACACAAAAAGAAGCTCAGTCCTTGCAGCATATATTTCCAACGGCGACCGTGGTTACTGGGAGCGCGGCCACTGAAACCGCTCTCAAACAGGCAAAAAGTCCGAAATTGCTCCATATTGCCACCCACGGTTTTTTCCTGCCGGGCGAGCCTGGAAAGCCGGATGTTCCATTGACAACTGAGCTGGATCGGTCCCTGCGCAATCTAACACCGTTGATGGTCAGTGCTGATGAGTCGGTAACCAATCCCTTGCTGCGTTCTGGTCTTGGTTTAGCCGGGGCCAATCTCCGTAAGAGTGGCGACGAAGATGGTATTTTAACGGCGCTGGAGGCGACCGGGCTTGATCTGTGGGGCACCAAACTGGTGGTGCTTTCGGCCTGCGACACCGGAGTGGGCGATGTGAAAAATGGGGAAGGTGTCTATGGGTTACGGCGAGCACTGGTTCTGGCTGGTTCGGAAAGCCAGGTGATGAGCCTGTGGCCGGTCTCGGATCGCGGGACGCTTGAGTTGATGATCGGATATTATCGGAATTTACTGGCTGGTCAGGGCCGAACCGAAGCCTTGCGCACCGTGCAACTTCAGATGCTGCGCAACCCCAGATATCGCCATCCCTTTTACTGGGCAAGCTTTATCCAATCGGGGGCGTGGGGGAAGTTGGAGTGA
- the tnpA gene encoding IS200/IS605 family transposase encodes MSHAFTNSLMHIVFSTKRRQRCIDESWRSQLHQYLGGTVRGMDSVALEVGGVADHVHLLVSLHPKYSLSDFLRSLKSSTSKWVNESGFIHSRFEWQRGYGAFSVSQSQMEKVRQYIQNQESHHHRMTFEEEFVAFLKAHGIPYDERYIFD; translated from the coding sequence ATGTCCCATGCCTTCACCAATTCATTGATGCATATCGTTTTTTCGACCAAACGCCGTCAGCGATGTATTGATGAAAGTTGGCGTTCACAGCTTCATCAATACCTGGGCGGCACAGTCCGAGGCATGGACAGTGTCGCCCTTGAGGTGGGAGGTGTGGCAGATCACGTCCATTTGTTGGTGAGCTTGCACCCAAAGTATTCTCTATCTGATTTTCTTCGCAGTTTGAAATCAAGCACTTCTAAATGGGTCAATGAATCCGGTTTCATTCATTCGCGGTTTGAATGGCAGCGTGGATATGGCGCCTTTTCAGTCAGCCAATCACAAATGGAAAAAGTTCGTCAATACATCCAAAATCAAGAATCTCATCACCATCGAATGACATTTGAAGAGGAATTTGTGGCGTTTCTAAAAGCCCATGGAATTCCCTATGATGAGCGGTACATATTTGATTGA
- the rfaE1 gene encoding D-glycero-beta-D-manno-heptose-7-phosphate kinase, giving the protein MKRTRAQKLLNEIRGRRVLVLGDIMLDEFTWGRARRIAPEAPVPVVEVERETRHLGGAANVGANILNLGGIPLVVGVTGTDTSREILKAEFEKLGLEACGLVADASRPTTVKTRVIAHSQQVVRVDRENRSPVNAQIEQDLIETALEFLDEVDAVVISDYDKGVLTPGLLQAVLPQARRQDLPVCLDPKLRNFPFYKPVTVITPNHHEAEAITRRTIESEATLIEIGHEVRRMLDFPNVLITRGEEGMSLFAASGDLTHIPTVAREVYDVTGAGDTVVATLALALAAGASMLEAAILSNHAAGVVVGKVGTATARPQEVLASFS; this is encoded by the coding sequence ATGAAGCGAACTCGTGCTCAAAAACTGCTCAATGAAATTCGAGGTCGTCGGGTCCTGGTCCTGGGCGACATTATGCTGGATGAATTCACCTGGGGACGTGCCCGCCGAATCGCCCCCGAAGCCCCCGTTCCCGTGGTTGAGGTCGAACGCGAGACCCGCCACCTTGGCGGAGCGGCCAACGTCGGGGCCAATATCTTGAACCTGGGCGGCATCCCGCTGGTGGTCGGAGTCACTGGAACCGACACCTCACGTGAAATCCTGAAAGCTGAATTTGAAAAGCTTGGACTTGAAGCCTGCGGACTGGTGGCCGATGCGTCGCGTCCGACCACGGTCAAAACCCGTGTGATTGCCCATTCGCAACAGGTGGTGCGGGTGGACCGTGAAAACCGGTCACCAGTCAATGCCCAGATCGAACAGGATTTGATCGAAACCGCGCTTGAATTTCTCGACGAAGTTGATGCCGTGGTCATTTCCGACTATGACAAGGGAGTCCTGACGCCGGGACTTTTACAGGCCGTGTTGCCCCAGGCCCGGCGCCAGGACCTTCCGGTTTGTTTGGATCCGAAGCTGAGGAACTTTCCCTTTTACAAACCCGTGACGGTGATTACCCCAAACCATCACGAAGCCGAAGCGATTACCCGCCGCACAATTGAGTCCGAAGCAACCCTGATCGAGATCGGGCACGAAGTCCGCCGGATGCTCGACTTCCCCAACGTCCTGATCACGCGTGGCGAAGAAGGCATGTCGTTATTTGCGGCTTCGGGCGACCTGACGCACATTCCAACCGTTGCCCGCGAAGTCTATGACGTCACCGGTGCCGGAGACACTGTTGTGGCCACCCTGGCCCTGGCGCTGGCCGCCGGAGCGTCCATGCTCGAAGCGGCGATTTTGTCAAATCACGCCGCCGGCGTCGTCGTCGGCAAAGTCGGCACCGCCACCGCACGACCACAGGAAGTGTTGGCAAGTTTTAGTTAG
- a CDS encoding cobalamin B12-binding domain-containing protein, giving the protein MSEAPEKKIRILIAKPGLDGHDRGAKYIARVLRDAGMEVIYTGLRQTPEQIVTAALQEDVDAIGVSILSGAHMTLFPRILELMKDKELDDVLLFGGGIIPDEDIPKLKDLGVGEIFTPGALSEDIIRYLTESIRK; this is encoded by the coding sequence ATGAGTGAAGCACCTGAAAAGAAAATTCGAATCCTCATTGCCAAGCCTGGCCTGGATGGTCATGACCGGGGGGCAAAGTATATTGCCCGTGTGTTGCGCGATGCTGGAATGGAGGTAATTTACACCGGACTTCGACAAACGCCCGAACAAATTGTCACGGCTGCACTCCAGGAAGACGTTGATGCGATTGGCGTTTCGATTTTATCTGGTGCGCATATGACGTTATTTCCTCGCATTTTGGAACTGATGAAGGACAAAGAGCTTGATGATGTGCTGCTCTTTGGCGGTGGAATCATTCCGGATGAAGATATTCCAAAGCTTAAGGATCTTGGGGTTGGTGAAATTTTCACCCCCGGCGCCCTTTCCGAAGACATCATTCGCTACCTGACCGAGTCCATTCGCAAGTAA
- the icd gene encoding isocitrate dehydrogenase (NADP(+)): protein MASFNGVEVPTDGQKITIENGKLNVPNHPIIPFIEGDGTGRDIWKASQLVFDGAVEKAYGGQRSVKWFEIFAGEKAYEKFGNWFPEDSLNAIREFVVAIKGPLTTPVGGGFRSLNVALRKDLDLYACVRPVRYFSGVPSPVKNPDKLDIVLFRENTEDVYAGIEFKAGTDEANQLIEFLGDKLGKKIRPESGLGIKPMSAFGSKRLIRRAIQYAIDHNRPSVTLVHKGNIMKFTEGAFRDWGYELAREEFADVTVSEQELWDKYDGEMPEGKILIKDRIADSMFQQILIRPDEYDVLATPNLNGDYLSDAAAAQVGGLGIAPGGNIGDFGAVFEATHGTAPKYADKDVINPGSVILSGVMMFEHMGWNEAANLIMSGFEKTIAQKRVTYDFERQMEGATKVKTSEFAAAIVENM from the coding sequence ATGGCTTCATTTAACGGGGTCGAAGTCCCTACGGACGGACAGAAAATTACCATTGAGAATGGGAAATTGAATGTTCCCAACCATCCGATTATTCCTTTTATCGAAGGCGACGGCACGGGTCGCGACATCTGGAAGGCATCACAACTGGTGTTTGACGGCGCGGTTGAAAAAGCCTACGGCGGCCAGCGGTCAGTCAAATGGTTTGAAATCTTCGCTGGCGAAAAAGCCTATGAAAAGTTTGGCAACTGGTTTCCAGAAGACAGCCTCAATGCCATTCGCGAGTTTGTCGTGGCGATCAAAGGACCATTGACCACGCCGGTCGGCGGAGGCTTTCGCTCGCTCAACGTCGCGCTCCGCAAGGATCTGGACCTCTATGCCTGTGTGCGTCCGGTTCGTTATTTCAGCGGTGTGCCGTCACCGGTCAAAAATCCTGACAAACTCGACATTGTGCTCTTTCGTGAAAACACCGAAGACGTCTATGCCGGGATTGAATTTAAAGCTGGCACCGATGAAGCCAATCAGTTGATTGAGTTTTTGGGCGATAAACTCGGCAAAAAAATCCGACCGGAAAGCGGACTTGGCATCAAGCCCATGTCGGCCTTTGGCAGCAAACGGCTGATTCGCCGGGCGATTCAATACGCGATTGATCACAATCGCCCCAGTGTGACGCTGGTCCACAAAGGCAACATCATGAAGTTTACGGAAGGCGCGTTCCGGGATTGGGGCTATGAACTGGCTCGTGAAGAGTTTGCCGATGTCACCGTGAGCGAACAGGAACTCTGGGACAAATATGACGGCGAGATGCCCGAAGGCAAAATCCTGATCAAAGACCGGATTGCCGATTCAATGTTCCAGCAAATCTTGATTCGTCCTGATGAATATGACGTGCTGGCGACGCCAAACCTCAACGGTGACTACCTGTCAGACGCCGCCGCGGCCCAGGTTGGCGGACTTGGGATTGCTCCCGGTGGCAACATCGGCGATTTTGGCGCTGTGTTTGAAGCCACGCACGGAACAGCTCCGAAATATGCCGACAAAGATGTCATCAACCCCGGATCAGTGATTCTCTCAGGCGTGATGATGTTTGAGCATATGGGCTGGAACGAAGCCGCCAATCTCATCATGAGCGGCTTTGAAAAAACCATCGCTCAAAAACGCGTGACCTATGACTTTGAACGCCAGATGGAAGGCGCCACCAAGGTCAAAACCAGCGAGTTTGCCGCCGCGATTGTGGAAAACATGTAA
- a CDS encoding methylmalonyl-CoA mutase family protein: MTTHHITHPLDEVQREWEEGTLKRTLAKMPESQDTFTTVSLKPIQRLYTPTDLPDFEYERDLGFPGQFPYTRGVHATGYRGKPWTMRQFAGFGSADDTNQRFKYLLAQGQMGLSVAFDLPTLMGYDSDSPLSNGEVGKCGVAISSLEDMERLFDGIPLEQVTTSMTINAPASVIFAMYLAVAEKQGADLKKISGTLQNDILKEYIAQKEWIYPPRPAMRLITDIFEYCAKEVPKWNSISISGYHIREAGATAAQELAFTLRDGIEYVQFGIDAGLDVDEFAPRLSFFFNSHNDFFEEIAKYRAARRIWGRVMRDRFNAKNERSWMLRFHAQTAGCTLTAQQPYNNVVRVAIQALAAVLGGAQSLHTNSLDETLALPTEESVTIALRTQQIIAHETGVVNTVDPLGGSYFVEKLTNELEAEAMEYINRIDAMGGMVEAIEHGFPQKEIQESSYLYQKAFERKEKIVVGVNEFTQAESQPLSTLVIDDAVELDQRQRLTALRARRDQPRVEQTLRALAEGAHGTANTMPLILDCVRAYATLGEICDCLRPAFGEYKEPAF, from the coding sequence ATGACGACGCACCACATTACTCATCCACTTGACGAAGTCCAGCGCGAGTGGGAAGAGGGGACACTCAAGCGCACGCTGGCCAAAATGCCGGAGTCACAGGACACCTTTACCACTGTTTCTCTCAAACCAATTCAGCGTTTGTACACGCCAACTGACCTGCCCGATTTTGAGTATGAGCGGGACCTTGGGTTCCCGGGCCAGTTTCCCTACACGCGGGGCGTCCACGCCACCGGGTATCGAGGCAAACCCTGGACCATGCGTCAGTTCGCCGGGTTTGGCTCGGCGGACGATACCAACCAGCGGTTTAAATACCTGCTGGCCCAGGGCCAAATGGGGCTTTCGGTGGCCTTTGACCTGCCGACCCTGATGGGCTATGACTCAGACAGCCCACTCTCAAATGGCGAAGTCGGAAAGTGCGGCGTGGCGATTTCCAGTCTGGAAGACATGGAGCGCCTCTTTGATGGCATTCCGCTAGAGCAGGTCACAACTTCGATGACCATTAATGCGCCGGCCTCGGTGATTTTTGCCATGTATCTGGCGGTGGCCGAAAAGCAGGGCGCCGATCTGAAGAAAATCTCTGGAACGCTCCAAAATGACATTCTGAAAGAATACATTGCCCAGAAAGAATGGATTTACCCACCGCGTCCGGCCATGCGGTTGATTACCGACATCTTTGAGTATTGCGCCAAAGAAGTCCCCAAATGGAACTCAATTTCGATTTCCGGCTATCACATCCGCGAAGCTGGTGCCACCGCCGCCCAGGAACTGGCGTTTACGCTCCGCGATGGCATCGAATATGTCCAGTTTGGCATTGATGCCGGCCTGGATGTTGACGAATTTGCCCCACGTCTGTCCTTCTTCTTTAATTCGCACAATGATTTCTTCGAGGAAATCGCCAAATATCGCGCCGCCCGCCGGATTTGGGGCCGGGTGATGCGTGACCGGTTCAACGCCAAAAACGAGCGGTCCTGGATGCTGCGCTTCCATGCCCAGACCGCCGGATGTACGTTGACCGCGCAACAGCCATACAATAACGTGGTTCGGGTGGCCATTCAGGCCCTGGCGGCGGTGCTGGGCGGCGCGCAATCACTCCATACCAATTCGCTGGACGAAACGCTGGCGCTTCCAACTGAAGAATCAGTCACGATTGCACTTCGAACACAACAAATCATTGCCCACGAAACCGGGGTTGTGAACACGGTGGATCCGCTTGGCGGAAGCTACTTTGTGGAAAAGCTAACCAACGAACTCGAAGCCGAGGCGATGGAGTACATCAACCGGATTGATGCCATGGGTGGTATGGTCGAAGCGATTGAACATGGCTTCCCCCAGAAGGAAATCCAGGAATCGTCATACCTGTACCAGAAAGCGTTTGAACGGAAAGAAAAAATCGTGGTCGGCGTCAACGAATTTACCCAGGCTGAATCCCAGCCGTTGTCAACACTGGTCATTGATGATGCCGTTGAACTCGACCAGCGCCAGCGCCTGACCGCGCTCCGCGCCCGTCGTGATCAGCCCCGGGTTGAACAAACCCTCCGCGCCCTGGCCGAAGGAGCACACGGAACCGCCAACACAATGCCTTTGATTTTGGATTGTGTTCGGGCCTATGCCACATTGGGCGAAATTTGCGATTGCTTGCGGCCAGCGTTTGGCGAATACAAAGAACCAGCCTTTTAA
- a CDS encoding response regulator has translation MARILVIDDESDIRMATIMALQTGGHTIVEADSGIAAMKQLKDQLRSNTLVDLIVCDVMMPGMTGHDVCQLVRLDPALSDIPFIFLSAKRDADERLEGIEAGADDYVGKPFSLQELHLRVNAALAKHKQLVATGQRISADPLIQLSLAQCIDLIVRHTLSGKLSVLLKGTIQGTIFFEGGHAVHAKLEDKIGEAAVREILASQLLMYSFEAYEVTDQMTMAMDISRAIKRPN, from the coding sequence ATGGCACGAATCTTGGTGATAGACGATGAAAGCGACATCCGAATGGCGACGATTATGGCCCTCCAGACAGGAGGCCATACCATCGTTGAAGCCGACAGTGGAATTGCCGCGATGAAGCAGCTCAAAGATCAGCTCCGGTCAAACACGCTGGTTGATCTGATTGTATGTGACGTAATGATGCCCGGGATGACTGGGCATGACGTCTGTCAGTTGGTACGGCTTGACCCGGCGCTGAGCGACATTCCGTTTATTTTCTTGAGTGCCAAGCGTGACGCCGATGAGCGTCTGGAAGGCATCGAAGCCGGGGCTGATGACTATGTTGGCAAGCCTTTTTCGCTGCAGGAACTACACCTGCGGGTCAATGCGGCACTGGCAAAACACAAACAACTGGTCGCCACCGGGCAGCGCATCTCCGCCGACCCGCTGATTCAACTGTCACTGGCCCAATGTATTGATTTGATTGTTCGCCATACCTTGAGTGGGAAACTATCGGTGTTACTCAAAGGAACCATTCAGGGCACAATCTTTTTTGAAGGTGGGCATGCCGTCCACGCCAAGCTGGAAGACAAAATCGGAGAGGCGGCAGTGCGTGAAATTCTAGCGTCTCAACTACTTATGTATTCCTTTGAAGCCTATGAAGTAACCGACCAGATGACGATGGCCATGGATATTTCGCGGGCAATCAAACGACCGAATTAA
- the pgeF gene encoding peptidoglycan editing factor PgeF, with protein MFELRHHGTTAVIVCSTLENLGFINGFSTRLGGVSPLPESALNLGHFGGDTHENVDENRRRFLTVLNAAEYPIHTLKQVHSALVHQADPQDITGPKREGDALVGQEAGKLVGVLTADCLPVLIVDPKTGAYTAVHAGWRGTLQRITEEAVRALSEVFGVSPSDCHVALGPCATATHYEVGDELVDQFREVFDEAAEGFFQRPAGSRKAHLDVQAANLHQLVRAGIPRHQIYISEYCTMQRNDWFFSYRCEKETGRVGRLLSVVGRKL; from the coding sequence ATGTTTGAGCTTCGACACCACGGCACCACCGCCGTTATTGTGTGTTCCACATTGGAAAATCTGGGATTTATCAACGGATTCAGTACCCGTCTGGGCGGAGTGAGTCCGTTGCCTGAATCAGCACTGAATCTGGGACATTTTGGCGGCGATACTCACGAAAATGTGGATGAAAACCGCCGCCGATTTTTGACGGTTTTGAACGCCGCTGAGTATCCAATTCATACCTTGAAACAGGTTCATTCAGCACTGGTGCATCAAGCTGATCCTCAGGATATCACTGGACCAAAACGTGAAGGAGATGCCCTGGTTGGTCAGGAAGCCGGAAAGCTGGTTGGTGTGTTGACGGCTGACTGCTTGCCGGTTTTGATTGTGGATCCGAAAACCGGGGCCTATACGGCGGTTCATGCCGGCTGGCGCGGAACCCTCCAGCGCATTACCGAAGAAGCGGTTCGCGCCCTGTCTGAAGTGTTTGGAGTTTCCCCATCTGATTGCCACGTGGCGCTTGGTCCCTGTGCCACGGCGACGCACTATGAAGTTGGCGACGAACTGGTTGATCAGTTTCGGGAGGTCTTTGACGAAGCGGCTGAGGGCTTTTTTCAGCGACCTGCTGGAAGTCGCAAGGCCCATCTGGATGTGCAGGCGGCCAATCTTCATCAGTTGGTCAGGGCTGGGATTCCACGTCATCAAATCTACATTTCCGAGTACTGCACCATGCAGCGCAACGACTGGTTTTTTTCCTACCGGTGCGAAAAAGAAACTGGCCGGGTTGGGCGGCTGCTGTCGGTTGTCGGACGCAAACTCTGA
- a CDS encoding FHA domain-containing protein, whose product MEHWFRRILESLGGKLDSAGSGQDTNLRELYLKLSPRLQRLLEQSLERDGTRYIAPHVITVALPYKLFCELSDTHRDQLTQQLKESIEQFIRDRRYSLRAGVLVQVISDVFHDSPTLRVGFEAPVSVATTSTVRPIYLQVIRTSDGQELFSQLLPSDIAIKIGRTRDNMLVIEDPSVSKFHAVLRFSPPDHLILQDLGSTNGTFLSGSPTALEGSTPIASGQIVQFGDIEVKITLE is encoded by the coding sequence ATGGAACACTGGTTTCGCCGCATTCTTGAAAGCCTGGGAGGTAAATTGGATTCCGCCGGAAGCGGTCAAGACACAAACTTGCGCGAACTCTATCTCAAGCTGAGCCCACGGTTGCAACGACTTTTGGAGCAAAGCCTCGAACGCGACGGAACGCGCTATATCGCACCGCACGTCATTACCGTCGCCCTGCCCTACAAACTCTTTTGCGAACTTTCCGACACCCACCGCGACCAACTGACACAACAACTCAAAGAATCCATCGAACAATTTATTCGTGACCGGCGCTACAGCCTGCGCGCCGGAGTGCTGGTTCAGGTCATCAGTGATGTTTTCCACGACTCGCCAACCCTGCGGGTCGGGTTTGAAGCACCGGTCTCGGTCGCCACGACGTCCACCGTGCGGCCAATTTACCTCCAGGTGATCCGCACTTCGGATGGTCAGGAACTTTTCAGCCAGCTTCTCCCGTCAGATATCGCCATCAAAATCGGTCGTACCCGTGACAACATGCTGGTCATTGAAGATCCAAGTGTTTCAAAGTTTCACGCCGTGTTGCGCTTTTCTCCACCAGATCATTTGATTTTGCAGGATTTAGGCAGTACAAATGGAACTTTTCTCTCCGGTTCGCCAACGGCGCTTGAAGGCAGCACCCCAATTGCTTCTGGCCAGATCGTTCAGTTTGGCGACATCGAAGTCAAAATCACCCTCGAATAA